A region of Pongo pygmaeus isolate AG05252 chromosome 15, NHGRI_mPonPyg2-v2.0_pri, whole genome shotgun sequence DNA encodes the following proteins:
- the LOC129012374 gene encoding uncharacterized protein LOC129012374 — MVGREAPFGARQARLCCTCRGGGGAEPALIRAGGGGRGGGRGGVPAGRGQVRQAWGGAPLAGRGGRAPAPFRPRRVAGALGTSVASVGNGAPRQDRGGRMPSARVPGSLDARGRLLPPRPPTGSARPAHPWAAVGFLPRPVLSAAPTRSRARPCGSRRPCPTEERLAGYRDCGGSAWNGCDGASKQALRKDEGTEAREGTSQKTC; from the exons ATGGTGGGGCGGGAGGCGCCGTTCGGAGCGCGGCAGGCTCGGCTCTGCTGCACCTgtcgcggcggcggcggcgcggaaCCAGCTCTGATCAGGGcagggggcgggggcaggggcgggggcaggggcggggTCCCGGCGGGGCGGGGCCAGGTGCGCCAGGCTTGGGGCGGGGCACCTCTGGCTGGGCGGGGCGGCCGGGCCCCGGCGCCCTTCAGACCCCGGCGGGTAGCTGGCGCTTTGGGAACCTCAGTTGCCTCGGTTGGAAATGGGGCTCCCCGGCAGGACCGAGGTGGCCGCATGCCATCTGCGCGAGTCCCTGGGTCCCTCGATGCGCGGGGGCGACTGCTGCCACCACGGCCTCCCACCGGCTCTGCGCGCCCCGCCCACCCGTGGGCAGCCGTCGGGTTTTTACCCCGGCCCGTTCTCTCCGCAGCCCCGACCCGCTCGCGGGCACGCCCCTGTGGCTCGCGCCGCCCCTGCCCCACGGAGGAGCGGCTGGCAGGATACAGGGACTGCGGAGGATCGGCGTGGAATGGATGCGACGGTGCCAGTAAACAGGCGCTGAGGAAAG atgagggaaCCGAGGCCAGAGAGGGGACAAGTCAGAAGACATGCTGA